A part of Bufo bufo chromosome 7, aBufBuf1.1, whole genome shotgun sequence genomic DNA contains:
- the LOC121007637 gene encoding gamma-crystallin 1-like: protein MGKIIFYEDKNFQGRSYECNCDSADLHSFFSRCNSIRVENGNWMIYEHPNYKGHQYFLKKGEYPDYQQWLGFNDSVRSCRLTPQHRGTFRIRVYEKEDFGGHMMELTEDCPHVQEKFHYNDIYSCSIPEGHWIFYEEPNYRGRQYYLRSGEYRRYSEWGASSPRVGSFRRVLDLY, encoded by the exons ATGGGGAAG ATCATCTTTTATGAAGACAAAAACTTCCAGGGTCGCTCTTATGAGTGTAACTGCGACTCTGCTGACCTACACTCCTTCTTTAGCCGCTGTAATTCTATCCGTGTGGAGAATGGAAACTGGATGATCTACGAACATCCCAACTACAAGGGACACCAGTACTTTCTAAAGAAAGGGGAATACCCAGATTACCAACAGTGGTTGGGTTTCAATGACTCTGTGAGGTCCTGTCGACTGACTCCACAG CACCGTGGCACCTTCAGAATTAGAGTTTACGAGAAGGAAGATTTTGGAGGTCATATGATGGAATTAACAGAAGACTGTCCACATGTCCAAGAGAAGTTCCATTATAATGATATTTACTCCTGCAGCATCCCTGAAGGCCACTGGATCTTCTATGAAGAGCCCAACTATAGGGGACGTCAATACTACCTGAGGTCCGGCGAGTACAGAAGATATTCTGAATGGGGTGCAAGTAGTCCCAGAGTGGGCTCCTTCAGGAGGGTTCTGGATCTCTATTGA